The stretch of DNA TGTTGGGCACCAGGTAGATATCTCAGGTGGACTTGTTGGTCAGCAGGTAGACGTCTCTGATGGACTTGCCTTTGGCCACCATGACTGGGCTGTTGTAGCCATTTCCGACTCCTTACACCGTGTCTGTGCAGCTCCACGTACTCAGTGTTACTCTATCCCTTAGCAACCAACAATGAGATCTGAGCTTTATCTCAGGCCAAGATTTGTGTATGGACCGACCGGTTCCGCTCCTTCCCCCGCTGCTTAGCAACAGTAACACAATGGGGTGTGGCAACGATACGCAAAGTGTGAGTGAGGGCAACTGGCCGCCCCTTGGTACTGCCCAATAGCCCAGAGCCGAGCTCCTGGGACTCGCAGAGCAGGTTTTGGGGCATTTGGGCCCCAGCATGGCCAGTTGtgttggggctgctgggagttgtagtcctccCCCAGGTCCGGCTTCCCACATTTGTATCATTTCCACTCCTGTCAGGCAGCAACGGGTTAATGTAACCAGAACTGTGTAACTGGGACTGTTCcattgagcttacagtctaatggtaGGAGGAGACTGTtccatggagcttacagtctaatggtaGGAGGAGACTGTTCCATTGAGCTTATAGTCTAATGGTAGCAGGAGACTGTtccatggagcttacagtctaatggtaGGAGGAGACTGTTTcattgagcttacagtctaatggtaGGAGGAGACTGTTCcattgagcttacagtctaatggtaGGAGGAGACTGTTCcattgagcttacagtctaatggtaGGAGGAGACTGTTCCATGGAGCTCACAGTCTAATGGTATCAGAGGAGACTGTTtcatggagcttacagtctaatggtaTCAGAGGAGACTGTtccatggagcttacagtctaatggtaTAAGAGGAGACTGTtccatggagcttacagtctaatggtaGGAGGAGACTGTTTcattgagcttacagtctaatggtaGGAGGAGACTGTTCCATTGAACTTACAGTCTAATGGTAGGAGGAGACTGTtccatggagcttacagtctaatggtaTCAGAGGAGACTGTtccatggagcttacagtctaatggtaGGAGGAGACTGTTTcattgagcttacagtctaatggtaGGAGGAGACTGTtccatggagcttacagtctaatggtaTCAGAGGAGACGACTgttccgtagagcttacagtctaatggtaTCAGAGGAGACGACTGTtccatggagcttacagtctaatggtaTCAGAGGAGACTGTtccatggagcttacagtctaatggtaTCAGAGGAGACTGTTccgtggagcttacagtctaatggtaTCAGAGGAGACGACTgttccgtagagcttacagtctaatggtaTCAGAGGAGACTgttccgtagagcttacagtctaatggtaTCAGAGGAGACTGTTccgtggagcttacagtctaatggtaTCAGAGGAGACGACTGTtccatggagcttacagtctaatggtaTCAGAGGAGACTGTtccatggagcttacagtctaatggtaTCAGAGGAGACGACTGTtccatggagcttacagtctaatggtaTCAGAGGAGACTGTTccgtggagcttacagtctaatgtaatgtaatgtaaaatggtATCAGAGGAGACGACTGTTccgtggagcttacagtctaatggtaGGAGGAGACTGTTCcattgagcttacagtctaatggtaGGAGGACCCAGCCCACCCAGCCCTGTGGCCCATCCCCCCAGGTAAGTCGATTGCCTTGAAGGGCAGGGTGTGATTGTGGGTGACGTCTCCTGGGAGACTGATTGATACAACAGGAAGTAGGAGCGCAACCAACAAGTTCTTCCCCACTTCTAAAAATGGTACTCTGTCCCTTTAAGACACGCTGCCTGTTCGATCTGTTAGGCAAATGTGAATGGGGCGACAGTTGGGATGCAAATATAGGAAAATCCCCTTCCAGGAATAATACACGGGGGGGGGGactggtttaaaggggaagtaatcctCACAGCCAGCAATGATCTGCCCATCAAATGTATTGTCCCCCAGTAAGGgtgatggggacagtggggcaagatggggacagtggggcaagatggagacagtagggcaagatggagacagtagggcaagatggggacagtagggaaagatggagacagtagggcaagatggagacagtagggcaagatggagacagtagggcaagatggagacagtagggcaagatggagacagtagggcaagatggagacagtagggcaagatggagacagtagggcaagatggagacagtagggcaagatggggacagtagggcaagatggagacagtagggcaagatggagacagtagggcaagatggggacagtagggcaagatggagacagtagggcaagatggagacagtagggcaagatggggacagtagggcaagatggggacagtagggcaagatggagacagtagggcaagatggggacagtagggcaagatggagagagtagggcaagatggagagagtagggcaagatggagagagtagggcaagatggagacagtagggcaagatggagacagtagggcaagaaggagacagtagggcaagatggagacagtagggcaagatggagacagtagggcaagaaggagacagtagggcgagatggggacagtagggcgagatggggacagtagggcgagatggagacagtagggcgagatggagacagtagggcgagatggagacagtagggcgagatggagacagtagggcgagatggggacagtagggcgagatggagacagtagggcgagatggagacagtagggcgagatggggacagtagggcgagatggagacagtagggcgagatggagacagtagggcgagatggagacagtagggcgagatggagacagtaagacaagatggagacagtagggcaagatggagacagtagggcaagatggagacagtaggacaagatggggacagtaggacaagatggagacagtagggcgagatggagacagtagggcaagatggggacagtagggcgagatggagactgTCACTTTATCAGTAGTTTCTATCCCACAGTAAGGCCtgaggggccccggggccacatGATATAAATACTGAGTCCGGGCAAAGTCCAATTGTCCCCGGTGGCCCCGTCACTGCGCCTCATACAAATGGCGCCTCCCCAGGGGGAGCTCAGAAGCGCATGTAGGTTGGGAAGAAGATCATGATGAAGAGGAGGATGATGCAGCAGATGAAGACCCATAGGACGCAGCCGTAGTTCCTGAGGAAGAAGCCGCAGCgccggtggggggggggctgtgggatggTCACTAGGTCCCCCGGGTGGGAGAAGTGGGGGGCCGCGGGGCCCAGTAAGTAGATGGTGACAATCATGTTCTCCTGGGGGCCCAATGGGAACTGCGAGACAGAGTTGGGGGTGGCGGTGACATAGGAGCCCCCCTTTCTCCAGCAGAGCTTGGACCCTTCCAGCCAGACTTCCTGGAGTTGCCTCATCCATGGGGGGAAGTGGGAGACCAGGCTCAtgttggggggcagtttggggacCCCCCCCGGGGGGATGGTGATGGGCGCCCTACACAGGGGGCAGAAGAAGGTGTCGGACTCCCTCTGGAAGACGCAGAGCTTGGAGAGGCACTCGAGGCAGAAGGTGTGGGCACAGGGCAGCAGCAGGGGGGTCTTAAAGGCATTGTCATAGGGCACAAAGCAGATGGGGCACTCGGGGGCATTGGGCTCCATCTCACCCCCTCCCTGCCCGGGGGGCAGCTCATTGGCACCGCTCACAGCCGGGGTATCAGGGCCTCAGAGCCACGGGAACAGACTGGCACCCCTGCCCGGCAGAGATGGTACTGACCTGCATTAATCCACTCAGTAATGTGTGCCCCTCCGCTGCCAGTCTCATTGGTTTGCCCCTCCGCTGCCAGTCTCATTGGTTTGCCCCTCCGCTGCCAGTCTCATTGGTTTGCCCCTCCGCTGCCAGTCTCATTGGTTTGCCCCTCCGCTGCCAGTCCCGTCGGTTTGTCCCTCCGCTGCCAGTCTCATTGGTTTGCCCCTCCGCTGCCAGTCTCATTGGTTTGTCCCTCCGCTGCCAGTCCCGTC from Xenopus tropicalis strain Nigerian chromosome 8, UCB_Xtro_10.0, whole genome shotgun sequence encodes:
- the LOC116406887 gene encoding RING finger protein 223-like gives rise to the protein MEPNAPECPICFVPYDNAFKTPLLLPCAHTFCLECLSKLCVFQRESDTFFCPLCRAPITIPPGGVPKLPPNMSLVSHFPPWMRQLQEVWLEGSKLCWRKGGSYVTATPNSVSQFPLGPQENMIVTIYLLGPAAPHFSHPGDLVTIPQPPPHRRCGFFLRNYGCVLWVFICCIILLFIMIFFPTYMRF